The Algoriphagus sanaruensis genome window below encodes:
- a CDS encoding nitrilase-related carbon-nitrogen hydrolase, protein MKRTIITVLILLVFVGLIWSYEGRNTELPIPKSHLTTIEFVNSFDTLDRTLVGVQPYMELTDYLSASNFQNKIELYLQEAANSGMLSEKSLVLFPEYLGTWLVLEGEKKSITEAETLEEGLSLMVASNLFEFLVRLPQTGTESDHAAAAIFRMKSRKMAKIYYNTFSELSKKFNTHIAAGSIILPGARAEEGELVIEPDHPLENVSFIFGPDGKITGLATRKAYPIASEQPFLTATSSEDIPTYSLPIGKTSLLICADSWYSEAYQKAVEGNVEIILVPSYCTGDQTMSQLWQGYSGYDEPQDVDQADIGKITERAAWEKYALPGKISKTKAQLGMNVFLRGKFWELGTDGQPFLIRDGQLLDLTPAEKAGIWAIKF, encoded by the coding sequence ATGAAAAGAACGATCATCACGGTGTTAATCTTATTGGTTTTTGTTGGCTTGATTTGGTCCTACGAAGGGAGAAATACCGAATTACCAATTCCCAAAAGCCACCTTACTACGATCGAATTTGTCAATTCCTTTGATACGCTAGATCGGACCCTTGTGGGAGTTCAGCCCTACATGGAACTGACCGATTACCTTTCTGCTAGTAATTTTCAGAACAAAATCGAGCTTTACCTCCAAGAAGCAGCAAACTCGGGTATGCTATCGGAAAAAAGTTTGGTTCTTTTTCCTGAATATTTGGGAACATGGCTGGTGCTGGAAGGAGAAAAAAAATCAATAACGGAAGCCGAAACGTTGGAGGAAGGCTTAAGCTTAATGGTAGCCAGCAATCTTTTTGAATTCTTGGTTCGACTTCCTCAGACTGGAACAGAATCCGACCATGCGGCAGCAGCCATATTTCGAATGAAATCCAGAAAAATGGCTAAAATTTATTACAACACATTTTCCGAACTATCCAAGAAATTCAATACCCACATCGCAGCTGGTTCAATCATTCTTCCCGGAGCAAGAGCTGAGGAAGGAGAATTGGTGATCGAACCGGATCATCCACTCGAAAACGTTTCGTTTATTTTTGGTCCAGACGGAAAAATCACCGGTTTGGCAACACGAAAAGCCTATCCTATTGCATCTGAGCAGCCCTTTTTAACTGCAACTTCATCAGAAGATATTCCTACCTATTCTCTCCCAATTGGTAAAACAAGTCTTTTGATTTGTGCCGATAGTTGGTACTCCGAAGCCTATCAAAAAGCGGTAGAGGGAAATGTTGAAATTATTCTGGTCCCTTCGTATTGCACAGGCGACCAAACCATGTCCCAACTTTGGCAAGGATACAGCGGCTATGACGAACCTCAAGACGTTGATCAAGCAGACATTGGAAAAATCACCGAAAGAGCTGCCTGGGAAAAGTATGCTTTGCCCGGGAAAATCTCGAAAACCAAGGCTCAACTTGGAATGAATGTTTTTCTACGTGGGAAATTTTGGGAATTGGGAACAGATGGACAACCCTTTTTGATCCGAGATGGTCAATTATTGGATTTAACACCTGCTGAAAAGGCCGGGATTTGGGCAATCAAATTTTGA
- a CDS encoding flavin monoamine oxidase family protein, producing MNLSPEVIIVGGGFSGLAAAKKLHEHQIPFLLLEARGRLGGRTFTKKFEDFYLDFGGQWIGPTQDRMYALCHEYGVRYYGTYNQGKNILDLRKKIKTYRGVIPKISLLALLNLDWIIRKLERLARSIDIQNPWNHPKAKLWDKITLEQFLRENTRFEDTYAIIRVGCDTIFASDPDQLSLLHALFYIRSGTSLDCLINVENGAQQDRIVGGMQHLAEKIAADFTDSIRFNSPVKSVQKQENGYELSGEGFSFSCQQVIIAIPPPLLNEIEFSPALPSSKKAMLENYPMGSVAKCFMIYDKPFWRDMGFSGQSVSDQNTPFQAMYDCSPADASKGIMMGFSVGSRMNALFKNSKDDRQNIMKETLSRYFGSKAENFQTYEDFTMSDEIWSRGCYAALMPAGAWTTFRDEYRTSVDQIHFAGTEAATRWHGYIEGAVLAGESAASKVLSSISSKS from the coding sequence TCACAAAAAAGTTTGAAGACTTCTATCTTGATTTTGGTGGACAATGGATTGGTCCCACACAAGATCGGATGTATGCGCTTTGCCATGAATATGGAGTCAGATATTATGGCACCTACAATCAAGGTAAAAACATCCTCGATCTCCGGAAAAAAATTAAAACCTATCGTGGTGTCATTCCTAAAATAAGCCTTTTAGCACTACTCAACCTGGATTGGATCATTCGTAAACTCGAGCGACTAGCCAGATCCATCGATATCCAAAACCCATGGAACCACCCTAAAGCCAAGCTTTGGGATAAGATAACCTTGGAGCAATTTCTTCGAGAAAACACCCGCTTTGAAGACACGTATGCTATCATTCGAGTGGGATGTGACACCATCTTCGCTTCAGATCCAGATCAGCTATCCTTACTTCATGCCCTATTTTACATTCGTTCAGGCACTTCTCTAGACTGCTTGATCAATGTCGAAAATGGCGCTCAACAAGATCGAATCGTTGGAGGCATGCAACATTTGGCTGAAAAAATAGCCGCAGATTTCACAGATTCCATTCGATTTAATTCACCCGTTAAGTCCGTTCAGAAGCAGGAAAACGGCTATGAGCTGAGTGGAGAAGGCTTTTCTTTTTCCTGCCAGCAAGTTATCATCGCTATCCCACCACCACTTTTGAACGAAATTGAATTCAGTCCAGCCCTGCCTTCATCTAAAAAAGCCATGTTGGAAAATTATCCCATGGGGTCTGTTGCCAAATGTTTTATGATCTATGACAAACCCTTCTGGCGGGATATGGGATTTTCAGGACAATCTGTTTCAGACCAAAACACTCCCTTTCAAGCCATGTACGATTGCTCCCCGGCAGATGCAAGCAAAGGGATTATGATGGGTTTTTCAGTTGGCAGCAGAATGAATGCGCTTTTCAAAAATTCAAAAGATGACCGCCAAAACATCATGAAAGAAACTCTAAGTCGGTATTTTGGGTCAAAAGCTGAAAATTTCCAAACCTATGAGGACTTTACGATGAGCGATGAGATTTGGTCTAGAGGATGCTATGCTGCCTTGATGCCAGCAGGAGCTTGGACTACATTTCGAGACGAATACCGAACTTCAGTGGACCAGATTCATTTTGCAGGAACAGAAGCAGCAACCCGTTGGCATGGATACATTGAGGGAGCGGTGTTGGCTGGAGAGTCAGCAGCATCCAAAGTACTTTCTTCTATTTCTTCTAAATCATGA